The following are from one region of the Strix uralensis isolate ZFMK-TIS-50842 chromosome 4, bStrUra1, whole genome shotgun sequence genome:
- the PURG gene encoding purine-rich element-binding protein gamma isoform X1 translates to MERGRGGGGGGGGGRNLGGSGLHRSIYSQSQQQYHYPASSQGGCMEIQELASKRVDIQKKRFYLDVKQSSRGRFLKIAEVWIGRGRQDNIRKSKLTLSLSVAAELKDCLGDFIEHYAHLGLKGGHSHRHEHSNGKEQHPRRRQQHPPPSPPMSVGSEEHPHSVLKTEYIERDNRKYYLDLKENQRGRFLRIRQTMSRGPGMMGYFGHSLGQEQTIVLPAQGMIEFRDALVQLIEEYGDGDIEDRRGAGDEPPELPEGTSFRVDNKRFYFDVGSNRYGIFLKVSEVRPPYRNTITVPYKAWTRFGENFIKYEEEMRRIYNSHKEKRMDARGDSGEEQEGLE, encoded by the coding sequence atggaaagagggagaggaggaggaggaggaggaggaggaggaaggaaccTGGGAGGCTCTGGCCTGCACAGGAGCATTTATTCCCAGTCCCAGCAGCAGTACCATTACCCGGCCTCCTCCCAGGGGGGCTGCATGGAGATCCAGGAGCTGGCCTCCAAGAGGGTGGACATCCAGAAGAAGCGATTTTATCTGGATGTGAAACAGAGCTCCCGAGGCCGCTTCCTGAAGATTGCTGAGGTCTGGATAGGAAGAGGCAGGCAGGACAATATCAGGAAAAGCAAACTGACCCTCTCCTTGTCTGTGGCCGCTGAGCTGAAGGACTGCCTGGGGGACTTCATCGAGCACTATGCCCACCTGGGCCTGAAAGGCGGCCACAGTCACCGGCACGAGCACAGCAATGGCAAAGAACAGCATCCCCGGAGACGACAGCAGCACCCGCCACCTTCACCTCCGATGTCTGTCGGCTCCGAAGAGCACCCTCACAGCGTCCTCAAAACAGAGTACATCGAGAGGGACAACAGAAAGTATTACCTGGACCTGAAGGAGAATCAGCGAGGGCGCTTCTTGCGGATTAGACAAACCATGAGTAGGGGACCTGGCATGATGGGTTATTTTGGTCACAGCTTGGGACAGGAGCAGACAATTGTCCTTCCAGCGCAAGGGATGATTGAGTTCAGGGATGCTTTGGTCCAGCTGATCGAAGAATATGGCGATGGGGACATAGAGGATCGCCGGGGGGCAGGTGACGAGCCCCCGGAGCTCCCAGAGGGCACCTCCTTTCGAGTGGACAACAAGCGCTTCTACTTCGACGTGGGATCCAACAGGTACGGCATTTTCCTGAAGGTAAGTGAGGTGAGGCCGCCCTACCGTAACACCATCACGGTTCCATACAAAGCATGGACACGGTTTGGGGAAAATTTTATCAAGTACGAAGAAGAGATGAGGAGAATTTACAACAGccataaagaaaaaagaatggatGCCAGAGGGGACAGTGGTGAAGAGCAAGAGGGTCTCGAATAG
- the PURG gene encoding purine-rich element-binding protein gamma isoform X2, giving the protein MERGRGGGGGGGGGRNLGGSGLHRSIYSQSQQQYHYPASSQGGCMEIQELASKRVDIQKKRFYLDVKQSSRGRFLKIAEVWIGRGRQDNIRKSKLTLSLSVAAELKDCLGDFIEHYAHLGLKGGHSHRHEHSNGKEQHPRRRQQHPPPSPPMSVGSEEHPHSVLKTEYIERDNRKYYLDLKENQRGRFLRIRQTMSRGPGMMGYFGHSLGQEQTIVLPAQGMIEFRDALVQLIEEYGDGDIEDRRGAGDEPPELPEGTSFRVDNKRFYFDVGSNRYGIFLKTTRSLTRF; this is encoded by the coding sequence atggaaagagggagaggaggaggaggaggaggaggaggaggaaggaaccTGGGAGGCTCTGGCCTGCACAGGAGCATTTATTCCCAGTCCCAGCAGCAGTACCATTACCCGGCCTCCTCCCAGGGGGGCTGCATGGAGATCCAGGAGCTGGCCTCCAAGAGGGTGGACATCCAGAAGAAGCGATTTTATCTGGATGTGAAACAGAGCTCCCGAGGCCGCTTCCTGAAGATTGCTGAGGTCTGGATAGGAAGAGGCAGGCAGGACAATATCAGGAAAAGCAAACTGACCCTCTCCTTGTCTGTGGCCGCTGAGCTGAAGGACTGCCTGGGGGACTTCATCGAGCACTATGCCCACCTGGGCCTGAAAGGCGGCCACAGTCACCGGCACGAGCACAGCAATGGCAAAGAACAGCATCCCCGGAGACGACAGCAGCACCCGCCACCTTCACCTCCGATGTCTGTCGGCTCCGAAGAGCACCCTCACAGCGTCCTCAAAACAGAGTACATCGAGAGGGACAACAGAAAGTATTACCTGGACCTGAAGGAGAATCAGCGAGGGCGCTTCTTGCGGATTAGACAAACCATGAGTAGGGGACCTGGCATGATGGGTTATTTTGGTCACAGCTTGGGACAGGAGCAGACAATTGTCCTTCCAGCGCAAGGGATGATTGAGTTCAGGGATGCTTTGGTCCAGCTGATCGAAGAATATGGCGATGGGGACATAGAGGATCGCCGGGGGGCAGGTGACGAGCCCCCGGAGCTCCCAGAGGGCACCTCCTTTCGAGTGGACAACAAGCGCTTCTACTTCGACGTGGGATCCAACAGGTACGGCATTTTCCTGAAG